A region of the Desulfovibrio desulfuricans genome:
CCATATCTGTAGTTCTCGGCTGTGCCGGAAAGCGCCCGTGGGGCCAAAAGCACACCACCTATCCCTTGCCGCCACAAGGCGACAAGCCTGCAAAAAGCCTTTCGCCCGGCAGGAATCCAGTCTATGGCCATGTTTATGGCGGTTCTTACCGTAGAATTCAGCCTGGAAGGCAACGATAATCTCAAGGCCAAGCGCCGCGTTGCCAACAGCCTGAAACAGAAGACCAGAAACAAATTCAATGTAGCCATAGCCGAAGCGGGAACAGAAGACAGCCTCTCCCGTCTGCGGCTTGCAGTGGTATCCATTTCCAACAGCGAGAGCCATCTGCGCAGCCGCATGGACAAATGCGCGCTCATGATGGAAGCGGTCTGCCCCGAGGAAATGACGGATAGCCAGGTGGAGATATATGCAGCGGACTGAACTCATTCCCCCGCAATTCCGCGAAGGTGCGGAACGCATGGCCGAAGCTTTTCGCCATGTGGATCAGGTTATTGTGGCCGCCCATGTGAACCCAGACGGCGATGCAGCAGGCGCGGTGGCGGCTGCTGGGCATATCCTGCGCTCCATGGGCAAGGAATTCATGCTCTACGCCCAGCCAGGCCTGCCGGGATATCTGGATTTTTTTTCCACGCCGGGCTTTGTGCACACAACGCTGGAGCATCCGCCCTTCAAGCCGCGCTGCGCGGTGCTGCTTGACTGCGGCGAACCCGAGCGCCTTGGCCGCGAGCTGGCGGGGCGCCTGCCGGATCTGCAAACCCTGAATATTGACCACCACCTCGGCGGCAACGGCATGGGGAACGTGGCAAACTGGGTTGAACCCCAGGCAGCGGCCACTGCCCAGCTCATGGCCTATGTGGCCCTGGCCGCAGGCCTGCCCCTTACTGGCGAGCTGGCAAACGGTCTGGCCCTTGGCATCATTACCGACACCGGCGGTTTCTGCCACGGCAATACCAGCGCCGAGGTGCTCTACCTCACGGCCCATCTGGTTGAGCATGGCTGTAATATTGCCCAGTTGCGCGAACATCTTGAAAACAGCTGGAGCCGTGGCCGCCTGACCCTCTGGGGCCAGCTTTTGCAGCGGGCGCAACTTGAGCGCAACGGCAGCGTCTGTTTTTGCCCCGTGTATCTTGAAGACCTGCGCAAATGCGGGGCGCTGAAGGAAGACCTCGAGGGCTTTGTGGAGCAACTGCGCCGCTTGCGCGGCGTTCAGGTGGCCGCAGTACTGCGGGAGGATTCCCCGGCCTGCTGCAAGTTCAGCCTGCGCTCCTACGGGGCGGTAGACGTGCGCGCGGCGGCGGCCAGACTTGGCGGCGGCGGGCACCGCAATGCCGCGGGCGGCACTGTGCGGGCAGATATGGATGCGGCAAGCGCCCAGTTGCTGGCGGCCATAGCTGAAGAACTGGATGCCGAAGAGCAGGATTCTTCCGGCGAGTAACAGTTTTCTGCTTTTTTCTCGGCTTTAGGGCCCGCCAGGGGCCTTTGCCGTCGATATTTTTTTGACTTATGCCCGCTCTGCGGCTATGGTTGCAACTTGCGTATGAGTATGACCAAAGCGGCTGCTGCCGCACCCAGCACCCCAGACCGGCAGCCGGAAAAAAGCTCCGGGGCGGCCCAGTTGCCCCAGCAGCACGGCATTCTGGTGCTGCGCAAGCCCTCCGGCCCCACCTCGGCCCGTTGTCTCACGGCTATCAAACGCCTTGGGCAAAAAAAGATCGGGCATGCGGGCACTCTTGATCCTTTGGCATCAGGGGTTCTGCTTGTTTTGCTGGGGCAGGCCACCAAACTTTCAGGGCATCTGCTGGCTGGCGGCGGCAAGGTTTACAGCGGCACGCTGCGGCTGGGCCAGACCACCGACACCTGGGATATTGAAGGCAAGGTAGTGGCCGAAGCGCCGTGGGAGCATGTGAGCGAAGCTGACGTGCGCCGCGAAGTTGCCGCGTGGCTTGAGCTTGCCGAGCAGGCCGTGCCGCCCTATTCAGCGGCCAAGCACGAAGGCCAGCCGCTCTACAAACTGGCGCGCAAGGGCGTAGAAGCCCCTGCCAAGGTCAAACGCATGAAAATTTCACAGGCGGAAACACTCACGGTGAGTCTTCCGTTTGTGAGCTTTCGGGTCGCTTGCAGTTCTGGCACCTATATACGCTCCCTGGCCCACAGCTTGGGGACGCGCTTAGGGTGTGGAGCCGTGCTCACAGAACTGACCCGGGAGTATAGTCACCCCTTCGGCCTCGATGTGGCCCACGATCCTGCGGATTTCACGGCTGATCCCACCCTGTTGCCCGGTTGCGTGCGTCCCATTGCGGAAGCGCTGCCCCACTGGCGCAAGGTGGAACTCACGCCGGATGAAGCCGCACGTGTGCGCAACGGCATAGCCGTGCCTTGCCGCCCGGAAGCACCCGCGCAAGCGGATGCCCCCGAGCAGGGCGCGACAGGTGCCGAGCCTGCGGAAGGCTTTGCGCTGCTGCTTGAACAGGGCACTGCCCTGGCTCTGGCGCAGCTCGAAACCACGCCCGCTGGCCCATGCTGGACCGTGTTGCGGGGACTTTGGAACTAACCCCGACTATCAAGGAGTACTGCTGTGGTAATGGATGCCAGCGACAAGAAAACGGTTATTGATGCTCACGCCAAACACGAAGGCGACACCGGTTCCCCGGAAGTTCAG
Encoded here:
- the truB gene encoding tRNA pseudouridine(55) synthase TruB; amino-acid sequence: MSMTKAAAAAPSTPDRQPEKSSGAAQLPQQHGILVLRKPSGPTSARCLTAIKRLGQKKIGHAGTLDPLASGVLLVLLGQATKLSGHLLAGGGKVYSGTLRLGQTTDTWDIEGKVVAEAPWEHVSEADVRREVAAWLELAEQAVPPYSAAKHEGQPLYKLARKGVEAPAKVKRMKISQAETLTVSLPFVSFRVACSSGTYIRSLAHSLGTRLGCGAVLTELTREYSHPFGLDVAHDPADFTADPTLLPGCVRPIAEALPHWRKVELTPDEAARVRNGIAVPCRPEAPAQADAPEQGATGAEPAEGFALLLEQGTALALAQLETTPAGPCWTVLRGLWN
- a CDS encoding DHH family phosphoesterase, which codes for MQRTELIPPQFREGAERMAEAFRHVDQVIVAAHVNPDGDAAGAVAAAGHILRSMGKEFMLYAQPGLPGYLDFFSTPGFVHTTLEHPPFKPRCAVLLDCGEPERLGRELAGRLPDLQTLNIDHHLGGNGMGNVANWVEPQAAATAQLMAYVALAAGLPLTGELANGLALGIITDTGGFCHGNTSAEVLYLTAHLVEHGCNIAQLREHLENSWSRGRLTLWGQLLQRAQLERNGSVCFCPVYLEDLRKCGALKEDLEGFVEQLRRLRGVQVAAVLREDSPACCKFSLRSYGAVDVRAAAARLGGGGHRNAAGGTVRADMDAASAQLLAAIAEELDAEEQDSSGE
- a CDS encoding DUF503 domain-containing protein, producing the protein MFMAVLTVEFSLEGNDNLKAKRRVANSLKQKTRNKFNVAIAEAGTEDSLSRLRLAVVSISNSESHLRSRMDKCALMMEAVCPEEMTDSQVEIYAAD